The stretch of DNA AGACAATTTCATATTTTATCcactgcagggttggggtcaattcaattacaattacagtgactggaaatgtttccaattacaattaaattccatttttttttttatcctcagaaagtcgatcccaattacgttctcaatgactaaaattcaattacaattaattacattcactgagcctgaaataaataacctaataaaagttattcttcctcttgtgttagctttctgttagcatctcagctgtaaaatacactaaaaacaaatatttatcctctaatttatttcctatctattggtttccttgttaggcttcctaatcaatgaaaatataggttttaatatttttggtgtgtgcgtctgagccttttttttgtgtcagtatacccttagatttatataattttttaaatggtaaaatgtggtacagcttgatatgaaacatattttaataatttttaactacatatgtgtagaactgtacatagaactgaaacatggttccacagtttttgttaagttataattgacattttttttatagaattttcatggcaattacaatttgagttacaattataattacagcattattgtaattaaggatcaattacacgattacaaatataattgaccccaaccctaactATCCGCCGCAGGTATTACAGTGCCTGACAGGTAAAAcgtgttgccatggtaacatgtGTTCCTTATGTTTCTACAGCAAGTCCTGAGCAGTGACATCATCATTCTGACCATCACACGATGCATCGCCATAATCTACATCTACTTCCAGTTCCAGAATCTGAGACAACTGGGGTCAAAATATATCCTGGGTAAGATGTAACTGAATAATATATCTGTCtggcagggttggagtcaattacattttaaaattacaattacagttgttcaattacaactcaattatgcttacattgaccagcattttttccaattacaattaaagttactattattatttttcccctgaaagtaatttacaattacgttctcaattattgaagttcaattataattaatgacaattacttatcctttaataaataagcccataaaatgtaaccttactcttgtgttagctttctgttagcatctctaatgctaacgggtcagtttgacccacgtcttaaatcagctgtaaaatacactacaaaatatgatctatcatctattttatttctcatctcttggttacattgttaggcttcataatcaatgaaaatattggtattaatatttttggtgtgggtgtctgagccttttttatgtcagtgcaaccctagattttttttttttaatatattttttatggtaaaatgatcaTCAAAAGAAATTACAGggaaacttgatatgaaacaaattgtaataattattaactacgtatgtgtaagacatagaactaataacatggttccacaggtttgcatttaatgaaattataattgacagtttttatagaatctcCACACTAATAAGtcagttatctgaactcaattacaattcaattatgattacaacagcaatagaTTTTTCAAATGACGGTTACAGTTATAGTGACATCATAGTTGCAATTAATGATCagttatgcaattacaattataattgcccCCAACTCTAATGCCTGGTAAATCACCAAACAGGCCTTTGAGTCCTAATGGTcatattattgtcttttttgcaGGCATCGCTggtcttttcaccatattctcCAGCTTTGTGTTCAGCACAGTCGTCATCCATTTTCTGGACAAAGAACTTACCGGATTAAAGTGAGTGTTTCCTTTGTCCCTGGTCTGTTTCCCTCTAATATCAGTCTGATAGATTGATCTGATCTCTCCTACAGTGAGGCGTTACCTTTCTTCCTGCTTCTCATTGACCTCTCTAAAGCGTGTGCACTGGCTAAGTTTGCCCTGAGTTCAAACTCCCAGGTGTGTAGTTTTAACTCCTATATTTAAAGCTTCTCATTCCATGAACaaatgttttattagttttaaaTCTGTGACTGTGATCAGGACGAGGTGAGGGACAACATTGCTCGTGGCATGGCGGTTCTGGGGCCGACCTTCACTCTGGATGCTGTGGTGGAATGTTTAGTGATCGGAGTCGGAACCATGTCAGGTAAGACTGTGTTGCATTTTTAGCAGATAAAGtattcaatgtattttttttcgaGGGATtctccattgtttttacaaatgtggcctaaaacctttgaaatgttcttattagtagatctatgtctatcaaaacacattattttgcaccatattcattttattaacttttagaaattggactactttacagtttttgagcctgtgttcctccatcttgaaatcatgtgattgatgatgtcacacggccccactgcctgtaaacatcccattgttttctattggagtgaaacattctgcctgatttttagatcatttagcagatttttcagtcaaaatgacaacttgtgctacttttggttgctttaaaaaaccaggaaaagttaaagatgtccaTGCTTAccaaagaggataaaaacagttgtgacctgaaaaaatctATGACCACAAGGGTctacagttccaactctgtggtttggtagtagacaatgaagcagagaggaagagctctcccaagggacctttactctcccacCCAGCAGAACATTGTGTTCCTCCTCAGACCAGAATTTGCACCTGACGTGTGACAAGACATGTCATGTAAAGAAAGCATGTTGCTACATCACTCaggttgaaatgtgtgtgtctcacacccaatgcgtgagacttgagagctttgctagtatatcagtgtgagtgCTGCTGAGACGCCCCTCCCCCTCTCCGGTCTAACCCACGTTGttgatttaaaattaaaatgaaaataaatgttttgcaacgTAATcgccaaataagtccaaaataatggatgcacacactcgggctatGCGCAAGCTGTTCATAAAGTTTCAGGTCCATCAGATACTGCGTCAGGGAGACatgcgctccacacacacacacacacacacacacacacacacattctttgATTTGATAGATGGATTACTCACCTTAGACCcactttaattgtttttaaaagccacacacacattttattattattattatcattattattatatgttctAACTTTGTTGTAATTAATCATGGATATTTGAAGacataattgaaatgtaattgaccccaatcttGGCAGTGATTACCATATCTTCCTTTGACAGATGTTGAAAACATCCAGTTCTTGTTCCTTCCTGACCGTTTTTACAGCTCTATACCATGTAACTCATTTTACTCCAGTCACTGATATTTGATGTTTAGGACAAGTGCTACTATTTGTCATCAAACAACGAACATTCTGCTAAAACGTTCCATTAGTCAGCTGTTTACTGAGCAGATGTGAGCTCACCTTGTATCTGACCAATCGGTGATGAGCTGATCTGTATACCCTGTGGATGTTTCAGGTGTGAGGCAGCTGGAGATCATGTGTGGTTTTGGATGTTTGTCCATCTTAGCAAACTACTTTGTGTTCATGACCTTCTTCCCTGCTTGTGTCTCACTGGTTCTGGAGGTAAGAGGACAGTTCTCACCATTACTGTTTCTATCAAATTATTGGATAATATCTATAAAAACAGATCAATTGACTTCACATTAAGGACAGATCACATATCATCACACTTATAACAAAAAGTGCCACAGTCATGTTTTGGCCAATTTGAGATTTTATTCCTCATtcgtgtatttttattttgtaaaaatagaATAAGGTAAtataaattgaatttttttttttaactattttgaaaaatattgtaaaaataaatgagttaATGCTAAAATCTCAAAATGGTCAATAAATTACTTTgaggtcatttcaacaaatggtccACGTACTtcagtctcaaaaaattctgaaattatcaccaattgttccatgattattTAATAGATTGTAAATTATTTTGATCGTATGAAcagtttttgagatatggacaatttaatgAAGGGgggtatttgttcattttcactcgtccttattttttttacatttccagcTTCCAATATCTTAGGAACTACACCTGAAATTTGGTATGGTAATACATCTCCACCTCCTTATAAAAAGATCTGcttccgatcaaactaaaaatgtacagtgtgccaattgaattattaaggaacaattggtaaacatttcTGAATTTTTGAAGTGCTTTGGATGTCCTGAAACTTTTGTTATGAGGGTACAGAGGTAAAGTGAAGTTGTGAGTTGTTTGCAGATGCaaagaaaaccttttttttaaccaacatTTAATATGCAGTGATATACAATATGGTGATCAATCAGCTGGTACTACTTCTACTATTGGTATTAATTGATCAGCCCTAAAAACCCTAATAGGAGCACCCTTAGGCGTCACTGATACGGACTCATGCTGTGATTCATGGTGCCGTGCATGTTTCTGCAGCTGTCTCGTGAAAGTCAGGAGGGTCACCCAATCTGGCAACTCAGCCACTTCTCCAgagtgatggaggaggaggacaacaaGCCCAACCCTGTGACCCAGAGAGTCAAGATCATCATGGTAAAGCCTTCATGTGGATGTTCATTTCCTGTTTTACAGAGCTCTAATGATGACcacgtcttcttcttcttcttctgcagtcTCTAGGCCTGGTCATGGTGCACGCCCACAGCCGCTGGATTGCTGAGCCACTGTTGAACAACACCACAGTTGCTTTTCCACAGGTTGCCATGGAGCTGGACCACGTCTCCCCCAGAAGGATCGAGCCTCAGATGCCGCTGTGGCACTTTTACCTCAGCAGGTGAGATTTCTGCTCAGATGGTTTAGAGAGCACAGAGAAGGCCCTCCGCAACAGATACACAGACCTTCCATTTTTGCCGGATGCCGCAACAGCGCAtaaattcagcaaagataagctcgtgtgggacaggaagtagtgcactgacaaaataaaatatccggtttattttcataataaaaTGCTCTGACCCCTTGAACGGTGGACCGtattttcatccattttccGACCCTCTTGCTTCTTTTCAGAGTGGCGGGGGTCTGTTGGTGCCTATTATTTTGTCacattagtttaaaaaagtCACAGGTGCAAAAAGAACCTGTGTGTTGGCTAACGACGGGTGTGCATGATATCCGTTGATAGCCAGCAGAAACTTGTCCACGGTCCCTCTATGAGGTGAATTCAGTGACGACTCCCACACTCTCGGTAACTTCCTCCCAGTCGCTGCCACTCCTTTTCTTTTTGATCGGTCAACTTAAACGCCAACATCAGAGCCTTATACTTAATATTTGTCTATTCTTCAACTTAACTCTTTTTCCTCTGTCAACTTTATACATTCAAAGTTGCCGCAAGGATTACCCGCTCAACACTGCCATGTTGGCGTTTAAGTTGACCAATCAAAAACAAGAGGAGTAGCTGCAACCGTCCATTGGCTCCCCTAACACCCACCCTCTTCAATAAGATAGTGACAGCAAGTGTATACGCACACAAGACTAGCCATTGAATTTACCTCATAGAGGGACCACTAGCTAACTACCGGTTTTATGCACTCGATTGTTGTTTTCACGCGTGTGGCTTTTTGAAACTAATGTGACGCCATACCTATCTCTTGCTTTACGTATTGCACATATTAATATTGaccttatccatggttgaatcacaattATCTCCACAAAAGCTGAAGATCTACAGGGCAGGACTGAGTGGATTTCCTTCAGCTCCAAGGACACACTCAACTCTTTGTATGGCTTTGTGCTTCTCTTTGTATTCACCACAACTCACTATATTGTGCGATTATGCGTGAATTAGCGAGATCTCCTCAGGCCTCACTGCAACAGATATATATCACAGACGGAGGTGGTGGGGATTGACGGACAGCGGATTACGCAGCAGTTATGCAGCACAGATGTTACACAGTAGTTATACAACCAGTGTAAATCCGGtgtaaaggtgtgttcacaccgaacgtgacTTCAGCTACTATAGTCGCTTAAATCGCCTGTGATGAATATAGTGCCGCTTTTTGttcgcttcatcacttcatcgctccagtgacgtaaCAGCTGGGGAATATTATGTGTCTGCAGAGCCAGAGGCAGCAttgagagggctgatcacttcttctccggccgtacgtttacagcacttatcatagacagctccacttgtatttacagtttaaatgatcaacttacggagttactaaaagatcagttcactcaaaatatactGAGAATTTAAAAGGCTTATTCAAGAGGTATGACACTTTCATTTTGGCCCCAGTAAgtagaggaagtgtacagccctctcagtgcagcctcCACAGACAGTGACGACCGGGAGAGTGACATGGAGAGAAACTCATTACCAATGTTGGATGTCGTGACAGCTTCACTCAAAGTCGCTTGGAAAATTCAGCAATTCAAACTTTAAGCGACTTGTCGCTGGAATCATGTCAGTCACGTCTTTTAAAGGAGGTCGCTTGACGTTGCGTTATTTACATTGGTTTTGAATATGTTCTTGTTGCCAGAGTTGCTGAAGTcccgtttggtgtgaacgcaccttaagagTAAAGAACTCATGGCTGTTCTCCCCATGTGTCATTCCAGGATGGTTACCATGGACATAGAGCAGGTCATCTGTCTGAGCCTGGCCCTCATGCTGGCCATCAAGTACATCTTCTTTGAGCAGGTGGAGATAGAATCCACACTGTCACTAAAGAACCCAATCACCATGTCCCCCCCCACCTCCAACCTGCGACCCCCTTTGGAAACCTGCCACAGACAGGAGTCATGTGCCCCCCGACCCCTAGCCGCCGCCCCCCACCAGACCCAATGCTCTACTGCTACAGGCCTGAACGAGGAGAGAAACCACACAGGAGGTGGAGAACTAAGGCCTGAACAGACTCCTGTTGCCCAAGATGAGATGATTCGACCAAGGACCCCCACTAAAGACCACACTAAGACGTTTCTGGTTGGGggtgaagaagaggaagagtcCCAAGATGCTCAGTGTGACCTCCCACTGATGCCCAGGAGCCTGGATGAATGTGTCACCATCTTTAAGAACCCAGAGGTAGGACTTTACTGCTCTAAGCTCAGTGTGCTTCACATTATCTCACACCACTGCTGATCCACCAATAGGACGTCTGGTTAGAGTCAGCTGTGGCTCAGCTCACGCTCTAATGAGCTTAGTCCAGTAGTCCACCTGTTAATTTAGCTTCAAGCAGCAACACTTCTTATCCAGCACCATCACAGTACAGTAGGTTCAAACATAGCGTTTTGTCtttgaaaattacattttaggttGAGGATGAGGAGCTTGAGACAGGCACAACAAAAGGAGTTGAATTAAAGTTCAAGTTTATAAGAAAGAatccaacaaaacacattgcTCCGCCTATTTACAGTAAATAGAAACACACTTAGAGAATTCAAATTTCTATAATCACagaaaatctttaaaatcagGCTCAAATATGACATGGAAATAtctcacatttatgttttgagaCGGTATTACGCATTTACACGCTCTTTTCTTTGGATCATtttatagtatttattattatttttgtttaaagctttttttgcactctaaactgttcacatattgtttgttaaataGAAATACAGATATTTTTCCTAACATGATGAATAATCGCGATCAGCCTTAAACCCTCCACagataaaaaaatgtgaaaaaagcagaaaaaagcaGACCGTGTGACTCAAAAGGACaaaagtggtttaaaaaaaagatgggcAAACAAACTCTGAACATGAGCAATAGAGGACAGTATCAAAGAGTGCTCTGCATTCATTTGTAGAGCCCtgtaaaatcaattttttccaaactccatttgattttttttcccaatttttgtGATTTCCGCATTATTTTTTGggaaattgcatttttttaattgaaatatttataatttttttctgaaatttttagTTTCGAACTCCTGttagtaaacaaaataaataataaataaaaaagaaaaccataattaaacaaaaatgtaagggaTTGGTGAGTTGCGTggttttttggcagttttagACGGTGTTTTAGACGCTTCcacggaaacatttccccataacaAACGTTCATTGCCCCATGATgatggcatttaaaaaaaaaaatgatggcgTTTTATTTCAACAGTGAAttccattttcattggtcgattccgtgattccgttaacgtggaaaTGAAAGGGTCTTCATAGAGACTTACATCAGCATCACTTGTTATCAGGGCTAACCAGGTGTTTTTTCTGTGAAATAGTTAAATTCTGAGgtttgttgattatttataaAGTTGAGTGACAGGAAGTggtactgtgtgtgttttccagcTTGGACCTGGTTTTCTCAGTGACCCTGAGGTGATGCTCCTGATCCAATCCAAACACATTCCTGCGTATAAACTGGAGGCCATGATGGAGAAACCAGAAAGGGGCGTGTCCATCCGTAGACAGATGATTTCTACAAAGCTTCCCTCCCCCTCTGCTCTTTTCTCTCTGCCGTACACCGACTACGACTACTCTAAGGTGAGCATTAGTCAACCCTCTGATCTCCTGCTATAGCTTCTCCCTCATATCTAACACGCCTCTGGTTTCCAGGTTGTGGGCACCTGCTGCGAGAACGTGATTGGCTACGTGCCTGTTCCAGTGGGTGTGGCTGGACCCTTGCTTCTGGACGGGAAACAATTTCAGGTTCCACTGGCCACGACTGAAGGCTGTCTGGTTGCCAGTACCAACCGCGGCTGTCGGGCCATCGCTGTAAGTGTCCAACAAGTCATTACTGCTGTGGCCTCAGGACATGACATCAGACAGAACCAATCAATCCCtgacacaaacagacaaatgtATTGACACCAAAGTAGCCCGGCAGATATGTCAAAAAgttgttcacttctggaagaaagcataAAAATGTGTAGATGGGATTTTTAAATATGCTGAATTCATTATTAATGGGATCCACGCTGGAAAACCAATGGTTtccactcaaaaaaaaaaatcaagaaatccaagatggccgccatcagtattgccaatttggatattttattataactttggttctatttgacatagaaaCACGATCTCAGTGGAGAATTATAGATTTTCCGGGTCAAAgaattcaataatatatcttaaaatgccgtaaattgtgctcagagtaagatccaagatggcctcCATCCGTAGTGTAAATTTCAGTCTtaccataactttggttctgttagatgtagaaacatgatctttgACACAGTCTAATGAATCATCACCGCGTATcttcctgaaaaaaattgaaacatttgttttgttcatttagaTATTAATCAGATATCTACATCAAAAGTATGAATTTAATCATTGTACATGGAGGCAAGTgctgcaaaataaacacatcatcAGATTAATACTTATGCATGCACCAGGATCACAGTGGATATCATTTTCCTgagatataaataaaaatacaaatattaattCATCTTTTGAAGGAGATTTAAATCATATCGCAAAGAAATCACACCCTTTCCATGTGTAAAGCATTGTGATGGCCATCTTATATCTTGCTCTGGATGcgatttacagtattttaagctATTTCATGAAAATCCTTGTctccaaaaacctacattttgccattttatgtTTCTAAGTCTAACAGAACCAAAATTATGGTAAGATTGAAATTTGAAATatggatggtggccatcttggatcttgttCTGAGCACATTTTATGGTATTTTAACATAAATTATTGAATTATTTGACCCTGAAAACCTACAAttcttcctaaaggagttagggaaaagtcatcatctgtagcagctgtaaatctgtaataacttcgacctatagaaataaatgaactgtttttttttttaaccaatcacttctccctgtctccctgctcgttctcgatccctcgcatgcacaagctcacactgaaagtgtgtcactgctgacagagttaaaacagagtttttagtcaagttttttaacatatataatggtaaagtttattgtttacttactgctgaatgatgCACTCATATTTTCAGTTTGACTAACTGAGTTAATGTGTCCCTGGCACAGTtggggggtggagccaacaGTCGTATCCTCGCTGACAGTATGACTCGAGGGCCCGTGGTCAGGCTGCCCTCTGCCTGCCAGGCTGCAGAGGTCAAAGCCTGGTTGGAGACGACTGACGGGTTCCAAAACATCAAAGAGGCGTTTGACAGCACCAGCAGGTAAAAACAGTGCATGGACCAGCTTGGGTGTCATGTGACTTTTGATGACGTGTAACGACATGTGGGGGATGTTTACAGGTTTGCTCGGCTGGAGAAGCTGCTCATTGCTCTGGCAGGAAGAAATCTATATATCCGATTCCATTCAAAGACTGGAGACGCAATGGGAATGAATATGATCTCGAAGGTAGGAATTCTTCTTCTGAGTGTAGTAGTTCATTTCAGTGTTATTAGTGTTCAAACCAGTCGtacaaatgtgtaaatatgaatAAGCGATAGCCAGGAAACATTTATTGAAGTAAAGAGTGAAGTGATAAGAACCAGTGCTAAGTGATGCTAAGCTACTCTGTCTCTGTCTTTCTACAGGGAACAGAACAGGCCCTGAAAACTCTGCAGCACCATTTCCCAGAGCTGCAGGTTTTGGCCGTCAGTGGAAACTTCTGCACAGACAAGAAACCAGCAGCTGTGAACTGGATCGAAGGCAGAGGGAAGTCAGCGGTCAGCGAGGCCACCATCCCTGCCAAAGTGGTCAGAGAGGTGAGCCAATCACTGATCATGGCTTGTGTGGTCGAAAAGGAGAGAATGAGCTTTCTGtagtaggggttctcaaccttgggtcgcAAGATGCTGGGAGGGGGTTCACCAAATGCCTTCaaataactaagaatattttctgaacaattcgagcatttttgctttttttactcCACACCAaaagccatattttaacctattttcatcactttttcttgccatattttgctccttttaatgtatttttgtgacattaatcccatttctgacacttcttcatcacatttcaatgatttttcctgcacattttttcactttcaatcagaaacagaatcagaagagctttattgaccaggtacagtttagaacaatacgaggaatttgacttggtagttgtagtgaaagaagacacatcaacacaccggagcagccatttgcggcgcccacatatttaggtgaaaaagggatcaacaacaggaggagaggaggggtgaggggaaaaaaaaactgtcagtttgaaactgatttccctaaacagagaaagcagtgtgaagagccgccgtctgcagaaacttcctggtgataagagttgagacaaccttggctttagccttggctagctggggagctgaaagggagataagcaatgtgatttgatacaggctatgtcaatttccaatagccttctgtcctgggtctctctgctgtaatccaatgaatggcctagtttccacttccaagccgggtctccaact from Gouania willdenowi chromosome 9, fGouWil2.1, whole genome shotgun sequence encodes:
- the hmgcra gene encoding 3-hydroxy-3-methylglutaryl-CoA reductase a; translation: MLTRLFRAHGLLVASHPWEVIVATVTLTICMMSMNMFTGNDQICGWNFDCPKPEEQVLSSDIIILTITRCIAIIYIYFQFQNLRQLGSKYILGIAGLFTIFSSFVFSTVVIHFLDKELTGLNEALPFFLLLIDLSKACALAKFALSSNSQDEVRDNIARGMAVLGPTFTLDAVVECLVIGVGTMSGVRQLEIMCGFGCLSILANYFVFMTFFPACVSLVLELSRESQEGHPIWQLSHFSRVMEEEDNKPNPVTQRVKIIMSLGLVMVHAHSRWIAEPLLNNTTVAFPQVAMELDHVSPRRIEPQMPLWHFYLSRMVTMDIEQVICLSLALMLAIKYIFFEQVEIESTLSLKNPITMSPPTSNLRPPLETCHRQESCAPRPLAAAPHQTQCSTATGLNEERNHTGGGELRPEQTPVAQDEMIRPRTPTKDHTKTFLVGGEEEEESQDAQCDLPLMPRSLDECVTIFKNPELGPGFLSDPEVMLLIQSKHIPAYKLEAMMEKPERGVSIRRQMISTKLPSPSALFSLPYTDYDYSKVVGTCCENVIGYVPVPVGVAGPLLLDGKQFQVPLATTEGCLVASTNRGCRAIALGGGANSRILADSMTRGPVVRLPSACQAAEVKAWLETTDGFQNIKEAFDSTSRFARLEKLLIALAGRNLYIRFHSKTGDAMGMNMISKGTEQALKTLQHHFPELQVLAVSGNFCTDKKPAAVNWIEGRGKSAVSEATIPAKVVREVLKTTTAALVEVNINKNLVGSVMAGSIGGFNAHAANLVAAIYIACGQDPAQTVGSSNCITLMEPAGPAGEDLYISCSMPSIELGTVGGGTNLPPQQACLQMLGVQGASVDCPGENARQLARVVCATVLAGELSLMSALAAGHLVKSHMTHNRSKVNLQESFGTCTKKAS